A segment of the Ammospiza caudacuta isolate bAmmCau1 chromosome 2, bAmmCau1.pri, whole genome shotgun sequence genome:
GTTTAGCCCAGCTGTGAGGGTTCACTCACCTCTCCTCTTCAGGCAGCAGCGCACAGCGACCACAACAATAACGACCAGGAGAACAATGCCAAGGAATGAGAGCACAACTGCAAGCACAATAACCCACGTGCTCGTGTTGTCTTCACTGtaataattttctgttaaatTAAATGGAGAAACATTGGACTATCAGACCCTCACAACACCCTTTTCAGCATGTTTGCCTTGTCTGGGAGATGCTATTAAATGTTTGGTGAGTATTTAACAAGGAGACTCTGTTTTCCAAATGACAGACTCTGTTTCTATGGATGGCACccaagaatttaaaatattcctgaatTCAAATCCTTTATTGTGGTTGTAGTTTCTCCCACTGCTTCTTCTTGTCTGAAGAGCACAGGATTGCAAACATCAAACTtaactttattttataattatgcTGGGCATCCCAGAGTCCTTTGGAGACATTTGGGGAAAGGCGTTAAGATTCAGTTTAGGTGTTCATACTGCAAATATTGAATGTCTTACCTGGCTGCTCTTGTCAGTGGAGAGAAAACAGGTATTTTGGGTTGCAATTAATTTGATCAATTGTGTATGTGTCCCTTTTAATAAGGTgaactgctttgaaaaaaatgtcCATTTCTCCCCACAAACCACAGCAAGAGTTGTAGAGGATTAGAACAGTTGGTGATCTCTAGCCTGGAAAAATGATTTTCTAATCCACTCCATTTTGGGATTTCTCTCAATGATTTCAACAAGTGTTTGATTTTGGGATGTGCTTGGTGGGACTCCTGTTCCTCACTTAAAGAGCACCAAAGAGCAAAACCAGTGAAGAACACACAGCTACTGGCCCATCTTCTCTACAGCATGCTCACATTTAACTGATTCCTTCATCTTTGCTGTAATCTACAGGGCTAAATGAGGGGATTTAAGGATAATTCAGTGTCTTGCTGAAATCAGCTGCTATGACCAAACAGAGCTCCCACatgcacagaattttaaaaacatcttgCATTTAGAAttagagaatcatggaatggtttggtttggaagagacctcaaagatcactgagttccaccccctgccatgggcaggttCCACCATTCCAGGTTTATTCAgttcctggccttggacacttccagggctggggaatATTTCTCAGGCAGCTGGATGTACAAGGAAGATGCCAGTTCTGCTTGTCACATCATCCTGCCCCTTGGTTTGACCAAATATTCCAGAAGCACCTCAAATTTGGGTTCCCTTTGGAAAGCAGCCCCAAAACACTTTTGGCAGTTTAGAAACAATCTTCCAATCCAAATTACAGGTGTGAGGCATGTGCAGATTTGGCACAGTCCTGTCCCATGGGTCTGTGATTGCCTTTTCCTCGTTTGAGGTCCCAATTAACAACTCCATGGGCACACAGCTTCTGGAAAAGGCACCACAGGAATGAGGGGGACTGGGAGCTGCTCAAGGTCAGGGCAATTGATGAAATTCCCTGATGTGGGAACCAGGTTTACCTGTGGCAGGGAATAAACTAAATCCTTTCAAACTAAATCCTTTTGAATTTTCCTGggtgtgtgtttggggtttggaggtTTCAAACTCAAAAGATACAGAACCAAAACCTCCTACAAAGCTTGAACCTCTGCCAGGAACCTGCATTCTCCAAAGCTCAGGTCACTATCATTAAGCAATTTGTTTCAGTCCTCTCTAATCCTAATGCTCAACCAGCATGTTTGGAATTTCTTCTATTAGGATAAAAAACAAGCACTCAGttttattggggaaaaaaaatcacaggatTTACTGCTGAAAATTAGCAATAAATCCTGCAGGCTGCCATCAATTGGTGATAAACTTGTTCATAGTATTTTTATCTAGAAGTACTGCAACAGATATCTACATCTTAGTACTTTTTGTTCCATAGAGGTGCCATGGGGGTTTCAAGCTGACTAAAATATGAATTACATCTATTTAGCTAGAGGGGAAAGCTTAACCCTGGTGAGAAGGGAGGGGATAAACACACCTGCACCAGCCACACCAAGGTGTTTCACTCCCTGCCAGGGTCAGGTTATCTCCAAGAGATTTATGGAGCTGAAGCCACAAGGAGAGGGAACGACACAAACACTCTCGGAGGTTCAGCATTTTTGTGTCTCTGCAGTTTTGGAGGGTGCAGAAAGAAGCTGGAGCTGGGTGTGGATGAGGAGCTGCCAGGTGAACACACAaacagggcagcacaaaggggTGAAGGAGTTAAATCCCTTTGAGTCCTTAGGAAATGCAAACCAAGCTCCATGGAGTGTTCAGTGTGGACAGAGCCACTTCCTCATTCCACAGGGCCCATCCTCTGCTGCCATCCCGACCTCTGGCTCCTCCCTAAGTTGTCCAAACATTGACAAAGTGTTTGCAGAAAAGGGGATTTTCCGAGGCAGTGAGGAATGAGAGACTGGAAAAACCTGCACGTGTCTCCTTGGACACTTTGGAGCTTTCTGGTTGAGCCCAAAAGCAAAGGACATCCAAAGGCTCATGGGAGACCCCCTGCTCTCAACTTCTGCAGGTCAAAAAGCCTGCAGGAATTCACCACCAAAGCCAAAGACAGCTTGGACCCAGCTAAGGAGCTgccccatggatcccattccAAGTAGCAGCTCTGTGAATGCATCTCCTGGGATAACTCTGTAGGAGTTGCCAAATTTCAGGCACAGCCAAAAACCCCTGTAGGAATAGTGAATGACATGAAAATGCATCACTTTGCATGGAAAGACTGACCCAGAGGTGCAGGAAGGTGGGACATTCCCTCCCCAGGGGCTGGAGAAGGATCAGGTTTTCTGTAGTTCTTGTATTGCTTGAGAGAAACAAGGAATTTGATTCCCCCAGCTTTTAAGGGGAAAATTTGAGTAGttttgggaaggatttcttACATGTTTGAAGCTGGTTGTGCTCTTTCCCAAGAGCCAGCTAAGGCTGAGCCCATGTATGAAAACTGGGACAAGCTCTTAGATTTTGAGTGTGATGTGTACATTATATACCTTCCTGTGTCACAAATCCCATGCTTTTATTTCATCCCAATCATTTAAAGACTTCAGATTCTCCTCTCCTGTCAAATTTTgagtgcctgctgctgctgctgctgcacaatgGTATTTCCAAAGAGAAATGAATGATGGTCCTGTACAATCACAAATTATACACTAATAGTGCTTCATGACAtctgtttttctcctcttctgaTTTGCAGGGAGTAGCTACGGAAACATCACAAATGAGTGGGCAGGGGAATTTATTAATTTCCTCAGGATAGTCCTGTTTTGCTTAGTCAGTAATTAAGATCAATGTGACTACAAAAGGCCATATTAAGGATGGTAAAATCACCTTTTCCAACTGCATTACCAAGCAAACACTTCTGAAAAAGGCCTGCTAATAATGATTCATACAGAAAACAAAGGGCACAGCCACTCAATCTTCTCAGTTGTTTATGTGTCAAAATGTCTGTACCAAACCCCTCATTGATACCCTGTAAGGATGTTTTGTGTGTGCCTTGTTCACCCATTGCAGAAGAAGAATCAGTTCATCAAGAGAAGCTGTCAGCATGATTACAACCTTAGCAAAAATATTTAGAGTTATCAAAGGCCTTGCTAACTGCTCTGAAGAGATTTGCATGACATCCCAACTTGGATTAAAGCAACGTTGAATTTCTTTAAGTGAAAGCCAGTAAAAAGCAACCTAATGCACTGCCCAAAAAATTCCATGTATGTTAGGACAGAATTTATTCTGGGTTGTGTGCAGAAACcgggagggtttttttttcccaaatcagGGGTAAAACTGGTATTGGATATTCCAGAGAACAATTTCACACAAGGGTTTGGCTTtgtaagaaattaatttaatatggCTGGCATGCTCTGATCAAGGGTATTTAACATCTAAATTCCTTGGGTGTTTTCCTGGTCAAGGAGCAAAGGCTGGTTTTCCTAGCAGTGAATCCGCAGGAGTCAGAGGCAGAGATATTTGTCAGAGGCTTTGTCCTGCTCAGTCCTACCTTGGGCTTCATCGTTCATTAGACTGCTAAAAGCTCATTTAACCCTACCTGTACATCATGCTGTGACTCCTGGCCCCGAATCCCACACCCCAGAGGATTTCACTGGCAAATAAACAACTTTCTAAAGCAAAACCAACCAGAACAAAacgcacagccctgagcacaggaCCGGGAAAAGCACAACAAACATTCACTTACCCGTGGCAGAGTTGTCAAAAATAAGAGTTACAGATGCATTCTGAGGGCTGGGGAGTGCTTCTATGTCAGCTAAACAAGTCAAAACCTCCGTGTCCCTCGGAGTCAGAGTTAAGGTGCTCAGGGCATTGTGGAGGCCATGAGATCCTGGGCTTTGCTGGGTGACATAGCTCGACTTATCAACCCAAGAGTCATTTGTCATCCAGGCAATGTCTGGAGCTGGAGCCCATCCTAAGGCTTCACAAACAATCTCAATTGTTTGGTTGTCTTTTACTGTTAAGGTGCTATTTTTGATGAGTAAAGATCCATTAACTGTGGGAGGGAAAAGATGTTTTTGTTCCTTCAGAACGTTTCGCTGCATTGCTTTCCTGCTGGTGGTTTTTAAATCTTATCTCGCTACCCAGAAATAGCTATGCCTTGAGATATGAAGTGGAAAACAATTATTAATACAGATACACCACATGCATGATGGAAACATGCAGATATTTCAGCTACACTGGCCCATTACCCAATAGGCTAAAGCACAAGTCTCAACTTTCAGTACCTTTCCaataaaaagcaggaaattgCACTTTTTGGACATCTTGACACATATCCAGCTGGAGGACAACACAGTGAAATAACAGTGTTGTTCTCTGAGTTTTAAATATGCTCAGGTCATATAAGAAGAGGTTTACAGGTGGGTGATGAGATCAACACTGCACCAAGTCCCTCCTTGACAAATGGATGGTGCCTGGTGGTGACATCCTGCTTTCCTGGCTGCAGGATGATAAGGAATAAGAGACGGAGCAGGAAAAAACAGGGGCAGTTAAAACCTCTGTTATTGGCACTCTGCATGTGACTCAAACCCAATCAGTAaaatgaggatgaggagggcagGAGGCCAAGGATGGGAAATGGGAGCATTGTGCTTCTTCCCAGGGATAACCTGAGCAATTCTTCAGAGGATTCCCTGAAGTGCAGCACaataaaacagctttttgcTGGTGGCTGTGATGCTtcaggtttgagcttttctgtttttcagattttgtgctgcttcagtGTGTGGCTCTGGGTTCACATtatgggatggtgagctctgtgcacagagcagggatacaaaacaattcctgctccagctgggcaccaaggacaaatgacccaaatctcagcccaggagcacaaacaccgtgggctggagagagaaaaacaagcagggtgggactgcagggctaaagctgcaatgggacaatgaactgcaaggtgcaaatggagcagaactgatcccagggacagagcccgtgcccggccgtgcattttggggccattttggttcatcctgggtgcagccctggctgggctcttgtgctgcccaaggtgcatccattttcataaatccctgctttattctgtagctctgttctaggtcagccttcccAGGGCATCAGCCATACACACCTTGAACAGAGAGGAAGGCAAAGTTGTTCTCACTGGGCTGCTGGATGCTGCACTCGATCCTGCCAGAGTCACTCAGCTGGGTGTTGTGGATGATCAGCTCCGAGGTGAACTCATCCCCAGTGCTGTAGTTCCTGGAGGTGAAGCGTTCTGTGGTCtccacagagccctgggagctgagcacagtgagcacagggctgccctGGAAGAGCCAGATGATGACTTTCCATCCTGCAGACACCGTGCAGTTGAACCTGGcctcagagccagccagcaCCGTGGCGTTCTCAGGGCCTTTTGTGATGGAGTAACAAAAGCCCAGACCTGTGAGGGAGCCAAAATCAGTCCATAAATACATTTACAACACCAGCAGAGGTGGTTGGATAGTGTAAAACATCTTAACTAGTTCAGAGATGGAGGTGTGCAATCTattctttcagatttttagattaagtgcttttctttaaaaatgcctttaatTATTTTGTCTCTCCTTTTCCCACTCCAAAATCACCTGTTTCTCTTAAATAATTCACTGACTACTATTTTACCgacagaaaaatcccattttaactAGGAAAATACATGAGTTGCCTACACTTTAAATAATTAAAGGAGTGTGTAACCAGTCCCTTTTCCATATCTTGCCACTGATTTTTTGCAGCCCCATCAGTGCTCTTTCCCCTGTTCCTCAATCATTCATCACACACATTGTCATGTATTTCTTCTAAAGCCTTCCTAAAGGCTTTCTGTTATCCAAGGTGTGCTTGAACTCATTAGTTTTAACTCCTTGAAAGGCAGTGTGAATTTTGGCCAATATTTTTTCAGAGCTGAAAGCTCCCAACAAAGtcactttgttttcctttcctcctcacaGACCCAGAGCCTCCCATTGCCAACTCCCCCAGTTGCACAGGAATATTTTGAGTCCAAGCATGGACATTTCCCTCCTGCCAGGGGGATCTGCTCCCCAAGGGAATATTCCTGCTGTGGTGCCCCAGTGCttccagctgagccctgcaccATGACAGCAATTAGACACTGCAGCCCATGGCAGCCTAATTAAAACCCCATGCCAGCCAATTTGGCCTGAGAATAAGTGCTCAGTTATGTTCCAGGAGAAAGGAAGCCTGAAATGGTCGTCACTCCCTTGCTAAGAGTATTCAGGGcaatgaagtaatttttaagGGTTTTGTTCACACCAGGTTGGTTTTTAGGTAGTTTGTTCATTAATGGATTAGCTataaattatagaaaaaaaattcctttcagtCAGCAGCTGATGTGAGAAGGAcacactgtatttttcacaCAACAGGGGTGTTTGGAGTTTACTTAAATACAACCAGAGCCCAGACTCAGTGAGGACATTGCAACCAGTGCCTCAgtgagctgctcccaggactGGGGTCTGGAACCTCATTGCTCCATTGCCCAGAGCCTTCTGCAGTTCCCAgctgtcactgtgatattttctgaaaaatccctttgccaggatttcttctcctgggaagatgaaaagcctcagcttctccatgttttactgctctggaatgtggtcgggagattgtttatccaaacatgtgaattgtttttaattaatgaccaatcaccatcacCTGcgtcagactctgaggagtcagtcacaagattttattattcatttttgtTAAGCCTTTggatgtatcctttctctttctttagtatagttttattATAGTattaatatcatatcatatccttttatatttatatataaatataattatattttaaaatatattttatataaaacatcataaattttatataatataaattatattttattatagaatatatattatgatataatatattttatataatataaattatattttattataaaatattatatatatgataaaatatatactatatttataatatataatatatttataatatataatatattatataatatgatataatataatataatatgatatgatataatataatatgatatgatataatataatatgatatgatataatatgatataatatgatatgatatagtatgatataatatgatatgatatagtATGATATAGTACGATATAGTACGATATAGTACGATATAGTACGATATagtatgatataatataatataatataatataatataatataatataatataatataatataatataatataatataatataatataatatatcagccttctgagaacatggagtcagattctcatctctcacctcgtcctggggaccctcacaaacaccacaccCAGCCCACATTTAAGCCCTGTACATCCAACCAGGCTGGTGCCAGGGATTGTTCTTTAATATAAATAGCTCCTCTCTTTCctcccacctgctgcaggcATTTTCAGACTTCTTTGTTTTGCAGGATTTTGCAAACCTCGCTCTCCCTGGCTCTGTGTATGGCTGACTCTGAGTTCTGTCATGTTTACAAAAACCTCCACAAGAATTTTCCACCTTCCTGGATTATGTTACCTCTGCCATTCCCCTCAGTCTGCTGAGTATATCTGTTGTGTGAGCAACAAAACATTAAATGAAAAGCAAACTTTACCTACTGATAATTAATAAAGCCAGATAAGATTAAGTAAATCATATTTCTGTTCAAATTAAAACTTACCCACTCTGCCCCTCTTAATGCAAACTGTTCTCTGTGCACTTGGAATTTATTTCCATGCCTGTGCAAACACTCTGCTTTTTCAAGGAGCTGTGGTCTGCCAGGGCTCTGAATAAATGGTTCAACTTTCAGGACAATGCTTGCTGTTAATTAATCTTTTAAATTTATCCTTAAACAGGAATAATCAGTGATCATTGGCTCCAAAAATAATTGGCTGTGTTGCTTTTGCTTTCTTCAGGGCAGTATAGGCAGGTAGGTATGAGTTAATCATTTATCTgtgataattattttttatcagTCCATAGGTAAAGAAGGATCTACATCTCCTTCCACCAGCCATGTCTGCTGGAGCAATAAATGACATTTCCCTGATTGCTGCCCCATGGGGAAAGGTCCCTGAGCCCTGCATGGGGATCCCTGGGGAGGCAGAAGGGCTGAGGATTGGGACATCACCTCTCCTGCATTTAGCTCCCAGCCCATGAAGGAGTTCCATCAGCTTTCTCCACCTGTGGCCTGAATGGTTCTGGTGAtttctcctctgcctctttATCTCCTTGCTTTTATTGTTTGTTCTGCACGTGGAGTCCTGAACCAACAGCGTGTTCCATTGTCCAAGCCGTGCACAAACAGTGACAAAGTCACCTGTGGGAGGTCACAGAGGACATTCATGGCACAAAAGGGACCTAAACCCAGCCACCAATGCCTCCAGCCAGTGCTGGACCTTGCCTCATgcactggggggaaaaatgttaGTGCTGCTTTCATTTGCATCCCGCTTCAAAAATACCTTGCAGATGGTTGCTTTTAAACAAATTAAGGGCTAGATTCTCATTGCACTTTACAGGAATTACGTGTTCAGCTCTTAACAGCTGCTTTAGCATCTGCTcccccccacagcagcagggagagatcCCAcccaggcagagagcagggaaatgctgggCTGGCTCCCTGATCACCCCTGGGCTGAGGGAGGACACCTTCTCTGAGGCACATCACTCAATGTCTGCAGAGCAGTCAGCGGGGGTGAAAATTTGCTTAAATGAAGTGTTTATGGTGTTTCTGGTGTCCCAGGCGCATCCCAGCAACACAAACCAACTCCTCTGCGAGCTGGGGTTTTCCCTCCTCTGCCACACAAATTCCCTGTGACACCACTGCAGGTggtgaagaaatgaaaatgcacCTTGTGCAGGATGGTGCCTGCACTGAGGGAAGCTCATTTGCCATAGAGCCACCCTTGCCCATCATCAGCAATGATTTTATTCCACACTTGAATGAACCCCAAAGGACCTCTCTTCCACACTGGATTTTCAACAACAGGGGCATTGAGACCTGGCTACCTCCTCTTCCTTGCCTCCTGtcctctgctggctctgcctttcctcttTTGTGAGTGACCTATTTGGatgcagcacagggaaggacAGGATGAGCTTATCCTTTTGCCATAAtgattcctctttttttttcagcctcaTTATCGTATTTCAAAATAATCTCCCCCTCTCTACCCATATTGCCCATCCACAAACACTGCTTTTCATCCTTCACTTTTTTGTATCCAATATCTGCCTTTCTGTTTGAATTTCTacatcttttttgttttttccttcccagtctctttgaaattcctttttctcttcacttttTCTTCATTCTCCCGCTCACCCCACCTTGCCTCCTACCTCCCCTTCCTCACCactgctccagccacagctctgctatCAGCTGCTAAACACAcaacaacaaataaataaataaataaataaataaacaacaaTAAATAgataactaaataaataaataaataaattaagcaGCTCGAGTTTGTCTCAAAACCCAAgagccctgcagctgagcttttTGAAAACCGAAGTAGGTTAGAGCTTGTCAGAGCCTGCAGCGAGGCACTGGCTCGTTCACTTGTGTTaacaagaatttttaaatgcttacaGGATGTTTCTGTCAAGTAATACCAGACTCCTGATGCTCAGCAACTTGTTATTTCCTCCCACCTGCACACAAACCTCTCCACAGCCCCCAGGCTTGTCTTGCTCTCTCCTTTCACTCAATGTTTGACAGAAATCCCTGGTAGAACTTCCCAGTGCTCAAAAAAATAGACATCCTGGGATTTCCTGAGccaaaaattgctttttttgtggTATTCTCTGGGGTCCTCATCAtgggaaggaaatgatgaatctgactccatgttcttaggaggatattatattatattatattatattatattatattatattatattatattatattatattatattatattatattatattatattatattataatcatactaaagaatagagaaaggatacagacagaaggcttaacaagatcGTAATTAAAAACTCCTGACTTTCTCCCCAGAGTCCCAATACagcctgactgtgattggtcattaagtcaaaacaattcacaggttggataaaaaaaatctccaaaccatattccaaagcagcaaaacacaggagaagcaaatcagataattattgttttccttttcctctgaggtttctcagcttcccaggaggagaaatcctggtgaagggatttttcagaaaatgtgatggtgacacttctgcACCTATGGATCTACCCTTTATGATATTTGTTTCTAGGTTTTTTCAGCCTGTTTATAATTTGATACCCCTCACAGCCAGTGACCATGAGCTTTACTATTTAATGACATGCTCTGAGAAAAGAACAGTCTTTGATTAGCCTTAAATCTGATACTTTTAGTGGTTACCTCAAATTCTTTTTGTTACGAGAAATTGTGGATAATCATTTCACCATTCACTTCCATAAAATTCAtctttttaatacatttttaccATTTATTCTTCTTTACAAGCAGGAAAAAGATATGCCAGTCTAATGAagcctcctcatcctcccctccTGGGCAAGAGGGGCTTTGGATGCCCCATCCTGGAAGCGTTCAGGGCTGATGGAGCACTG
Coding sequences within it:
- the IGSF5 gene encoding immunoglobulin superfamily member 5; the protein is MESFHKCILLPLILTASLPGLGFCYSITKGPENATVLAGSEARFNCTVSAGWKVIIWLFQGSPVLTVLSSQGSVETTERFTSRNYSTGDEFTSELIIHNTQLSDSGRIECSIQQPSENNFAFLSVQVNGSLLIKNSTLTVKDNQTIEIVCEALGWAPAPDIAWMTNDSWVDKSSYVTQQSPGSHGLHNALSTLTLTPRDTEVLTCLADIEALPSPQNASVTLIFDNSATENYYSEDNTSTWVIVLAVVLSFLGIVLLVVIVVVAVRCCLKRRGSTYQNEIRKVSAEKKKEGGLEDRQRSGSENLGYIPEELWNTEHSSGLSSLPPVFSKFAGPDDNLHISSVPKVRPQRRPDYPISPKKIRNVTLV